In Carassius gibelio isolate Cgi1373 ecotype wild population from Czech Republic chromosome B20, carGib1.2-hapl.c, whole genome shotgun sequence, the following are encoded in one genomic region:
- the prg4b gene encoding proteoglycan 4b isoform X5 — protein MATYLSLLLLFAYASTGSSDPSSCKGRCGAGYYRGSLCQCDYECLSLNECCSDFTQFCTTSDSCKGRCGEPFHRSNPCHCDIDCVSYKQCCPDYENMCLVEDTALKPRKTATAAQRTANLCLNIKNKKSTETSNEDMTNDEGTGEPTEGPPSTEPTEDPASPEPTESPPSTEPTESPPSTEPTESPPSTEPTEVPSGTEPTEGPSGTEPTEFPTVEPIESPSSTEPIEVPSNAEPTESPSSTEPTEVPSNAEPTESPSSTEPTEVPSTAEPTGGPPSTAPTEVSSSAEPTGGPPSTAPTEISSSAEPTGGPPSIAPTEISSSAEPTGGPPSTAPTEVSSSAEPTGGPPSTAPTDVSSSAEPTGGPPSIAPTEIPLSVEPTEAPLNTAPTEVSSSAEPTEYSVSEMTTKAQSEDPKESSSPRDPSDIIPIKPTEKPLKPISEKDGKKDSIKDYQADDYDSNLCSGRPVSGLTTLRNGTIVVFRGHYFWTLDKQRNPDPPQLITKVWGIPSPIDSVYTRCNCEGKTYFFKGRNYWRFDNGMMDPGFPKSISQGFGQIGHITAALSIPEYRSRKESVIFFRRGGMAQKYTYQVTPNCGKEPKYPAFRVWTRARRQAVSALGPVISISKTWRGFPTIVTSAVSVPSRVKEGYKYYVFSQNKYYSMKMEREKPVILKPATGPKENLATSFFKCPETQKN, from the exons ATGGCTACATATCTGTCCTTACTGCTGCTGTTTGCTTATGCCTCCACAGGCTCTTCAGATCCAA GTAGCTGTAAGGGTCGTTGTGGAGCTGGCTACTACAGAGGAAGTTTGTGCCAGTGTGACTACGAGTGTCTGAGCTTAAATGAGTGCTGTTCGGACTTTACACAGTTTTGTACTACAA GTGACTCTTGCAAAGGACGCTGTGGGGAGCCTTTTCATAGAAGCAATCCATGTCACTGTGATATTGACTGTGTCTCATACAAACAGTGCTGCCCTGATTATGAGAACATGTGCTTGGTGGAAG ATACTGCCTTAAAACCAAGAAAAACTGCCACCGCAGCTCAAAGGACTGCTAACTTATGCCTaaacataaagaataaaaagtctACAG aaaccTCCAATGAGGACATGACCAATGATGAAGGGACTGGAG AACCAACAGAAGGTCCTCCAAGCACAGAACCAACAGAAGATCCAGCAAGCCCAGAACCAACAGAAAGTCCTCCAAGCACAGAACCAACAGAAAGTCCTCCAAGCACAGAACCAACAGAAAGTCCTCCAAGCACAGAACCAACAGAAGTTCCATCAGGCACAGAACCAACAGAAGGTCCATCTGGTACTGAACCAACAGAATTTCCAACCGTGGAACCAATAGAAAGTCCATCAAGCACAGAACCAATAGAAGTTCCATCAAACGCAGAACCAACAGAAAGTCCATCAAGCACAGAACCAACAGAAGTTCCATCAAACGCAGAACCAACAGAAAGTCCATCAAGCACAGAACCAACAGAAGTTCCATCAACCGCAGAACCTACAGGAG GTCCTCCAAGCACAGCACCAACAGAAGTTTCTTCAAGTGCAGAACCAACAGGAGGTCCTCCAAGCACAGCACCAACAGAAATTTCTTCAAGTGCAGAACCAACAGGAGGTCCTCCAAGCATAGCACCAACAGAAATTTCTTCAAGTGCAGAACCAACAGGAGGTCCTCCAAGCACAGCACCAACAGAAGTTTCATCAAGTGCAGAACCAACAGGAGGTCCTCCAAGCACAGCACCAACAGATGTTTCTTCAAGTGCAGAACCAACAGGAGGTCCTCCAAGCATAGCACCAACAGAAATTCCATTAAGCGTAGAACCAACAGAAGCTCCTCTAAACACAGCACCAACAGAAGTTTCTTCAAGTGCAGAACCAACAGAATATTCTGTCAGTGAAATGACAACAAAGGCACAGAGTGAAGACCCAAAGGAATCGTCATCTCCCAGGGATCCTAGTGACATTATTCCAATCAAACCAACAGAAAAACCTCTTAAACCTATCTCAGAAAAGGATGGCAAAAAAGATAGTATTAAAGATTATCAAGCTG atgacTATGACTCTAACCTCTGCAGTGGGCGTCCAGTCAGTGGTTTGACTACTCTAAGAAATGGTACCATTGTGGTGTTCAGAG GACATTATTTTTGGACACTGGACAAACAGAGAAATCCTGATCCTCCTCAGTTAATTACAAAGGTGTGGGGAATCCCATCTCCCATCGACTCGGTTTACACCCGCTGCAACTGCGAGGGCAAAACCTACTTCTTCAAG GGAAGGAACTACTGGAGATTTGACAATGGTATGATGGATCCGGGCTTTCCCAAATCCATCAGCCAGGGCTTCGGACAGATTGGTCATATCACAGCTGCTTTATCTATACCTGAGTACAGAAGCAGAAAAGAGTCGGTAATCTTCTTCAGAAGAG GTGGAATGGCACAAAAGTACACATACCAGGTTACTCCAAACTGTGGAAAAGAGCCAAAATATCCTGCGTTTAGAGTGTGGACGAGAGCCAGACGACAAGCTG TTTCAGCTCTGGGGCCAGTGATCAGTATCTCAAAGACCTGGAGAGGATTTCCGACCATAGTGACCTCAGCTGTGTCTGTTCCCTCAAGAGTGAAAGAGGGCTACAAGTATTACGTATTCTCTCAAA ACAAGTATTACAGCATGAAAATGGAAAGAGAAAAACCAGTAATCCTAAAACCTGCTACTGGTCCAAAGGAAAACTTAGCAACCAGCTTCTTTAAATGCCCAGAAACCCAGAAAAACTGA
- the prg4b gene encoding proteoglycan 4b isoform X34, translating to MATYLSLLLLFAYASTGSSDPSSCKGRCGAGYYRGSLCQCDYECLSLNECCSDFTQFCTTSDSCKGRCGEPFHRSNPCHCDIDCVSYKQCCPDYENMCLVEDTALKPRKTATAAQRTANLCLNIKNKKSTETSNEDMTNDEGTGEPTEGPPSTEPTEDPASPEPTESPPSTEPTESPPSTEPTESPPSTEPTEVPSGTEPTEGPSGTEPTEFPTVEPIESPSSTEPIEVPSNAEPTESPSSTEPTEVPSNAEPTESPSSTEPTEVPSTAEPTGGPPSTAPTEVSSSAEPTGGPPSIAPTEIPLSVEPTEAPLNTAPTEVSSSAEPTEYSVSEMTTKAQSEDPKESSSPRDPSDIIPIKPTEKPLKPISEKDGKKDSIKDYQADDYDSNLCSGRPVSGLTTLRNGTIVVFRGHYFWTLDKQRNPDPPQLITKVWGIPSPIDSVYTRCNCEGKTYFFKGRNYWRFDNGMMDPGFPKSISQGFGQIGHITAALSIPEYRSRKESVIFFRRGGMAQKYTYQVTPNCGKEPKYPAFRVWTRARRQAVSALGPVISISKTWRGFPTIVTSAVSVPSRVKEGYKYYVFSQNKYYSMKMEREKPVILKPATGPKENLATSFFKCPETQKN from the exons ATGGCTACATATCTGTCCTTACTGCTGCTGTTTGCTTATGCCTCCACAGGCTCTTCAGATCCAA GTAGCTGTAAGGGTCGTTGTGGAGCTGGCTACTACAGAGGAAGTTTGTGCCAGTGTGACTACGAGTGTCTGAGCTTAAATGAGTGCTGTTCGGACTTTACACAGTTTTGTACTACAA GTGACTCTTGCAAAGGACGCTGTGGGGAGCCTTTTCATAGAAGCAATCCATGTCACTGTGATATTGACTGTGTCTCATACAAACAGTGCTGCCCTGATTATGAGAACATGTGCTTGGTGGAAG ATACTGCCTTAAAACCAAGAAAAACTGCCACCGCAGCTCAAAGGACTGCTAACTTATGCCTaaacataaagaataaaaagtctACAG aaaccTCCAATGAGGACATGACCAATGATGAAGGGACTGGAG AACCAACAGAAGGTCCTCCAAGCACAGAACCAACAGAAGATCCAGCAAGCCCAGAACCAACAGAAAGTCCTCCAAGCACAGAACCAACAGAAAGTCCTCCAAGCACAGAACCAACAGAAAGTCCTCCAAGCACAGAACCAACAGAAGTTCCATCAGGCACAGAACCAACAGAAGGTCCATCTGGTACTGAACCAACAGAATTTCCAACCGTGGAACCAATAGAAAGTCCATCAAGCACAGAACCAATAGAAGTTCCATCAAACGCAGAACCAACAGAAAGTCCATCAAGCACAGAACCAACAGAAGTTCCATCAAACGCAGAACCAACAGAAAGTCCATCAAGCACAGAACCAACAGAAGTTCCATCAACCGCAGAACCTACAGGAGGTCCTCCAAGCACAGCACCAACAGAAGTTTCATCAAGTGCAGAACCAACAGGAG GTCCTCCAAGCATAGCACCAACAGAAATTCCATTAAGCGTAGAACCAACAGAAGCTCCTCTAAACACAGCACCAACAGAAGTTTCTTCAAGTGCAGAACCAACAGAATATTCTGTCAGTGAAATGACAACAAAGGCACAGAGTGAAGACCCAAAGGAATCGTCATCTCCCAGGGATCCTAGTGACATTATTCCAATCAAACCAACAGAAAAACCTCTTAAACCTATCTCAGAAAAGGATGGCAAAAAAGATAGTATTAAAGATTATCAAGCTG atgacTATGACTCTAACCTCTGCAGTGGGCGTCCAGTCAGTGGTTTGACTACTCTAAGAAATGGTACCATTGTGGTGTTCAGAG GACATTATTTTTGGACACTGGACAAACAGAGAAATCCTGATCCTCCTCAGTTAATTACAAAGGTGTGGGGAATCCCATCTCCCATCGACTCGGTTTACACCCGCTGCAACTGCGAGGGCAAAACCTACTTCTTCAAG GGAAGGAACTACTGGAGATTTGACAATGGTATGATGGATCCGGGCTTTCCCAAATCCATCAGCCAGGGCTTCGGACAGATTGGTCATATCACAGCTGCTTTATCTATACCTGAGTACAGAAGCAGAAAAGAGTCGGTAATCTTCTTCAGAAGAG GTGGAATGGCACAAAAGTACACATACCAGGTTACTCCAAACTGTGGAAAAGAGCCAAAATATCCTGCGTTTAGAGTGTGGACGAGAGCCAGACGACAAGCTG TTTCAGCTCTGGGGCCAGTGATCAGTATCTCAAAGACCTGGAGAGGATTTCCGACCATAGTGACCTCAGCTGTGTCTGTTCCCTCAAGAGTGAAAGAGGGCTACAAGTATTACGTATTCTCTCAAA ACAAGTATTACAGCATGAAAATGGAAAGAGAAAAACCAGTAATCCTAAAACCTGCTACTGGTCCAAAGGAAAACTTAGCAACCAGCTTCTTTAAATGCCCAGAAACCCAGAAAAACTGA